In one Flavobacteriales bacterium genomic region, the following are encoded:
- a CDS encoding M43 family zinc metalloprotease, with protein MRYLFPALAIATLPLAASAQSPAFTCGTNDDAVLERLHGNDPALLGAIAAANAELEAWTAGFSEGARSTYVIPVVFHIIHNHGPENISDEQVLDAMRILNEDFNRQNPDWDNVRAEFLPLVANVDIEFRLARKDPNGNCTRGITRTVSALTNDGTQDMKDLIQWPRNKYLNVWVAASAAGAAGYTLTPGSVAFFAAADGIVMQHTYVGSIGTGSPSRSRALTHEVGHWINLEHTWGGSNTPAVSTNCSTDDGVSDTPNTIGWTSCNLSGTTCGSLDNVENFMEYSYCSKMFTLGQKTRMVAALTSSTAQRNQLITANNLTATGVSQPEALCAAEFTASNRVVCQGESVTFTDVSYNAVSSRSWSFAGGSPATATSATATVTYDAPGTYAVSLTASDGSTSLTNNQSGYITVLPVPGTAAPFEEGFEAISAFNAPDWFVENPQNDNTWTVTTAAAFTGAKSTRIVNTAAMDGRVDELVSRTYDMSGATQVVLSFRYAYAKRTSNSDDALRVYTSTNCGDTWSLRKVMRGSTTLTTGGVVTSSFIPNGPGQWSYTEVTNISSVNHVPNFRFKFEFESDGGNNLYLDDINLNGLPVGLDELQAPATGLAVLPNPASGHAQALVHGSGASMLLEIIDLTGRVVHQRAVGVLAEGEHRIDLPIAALSTGTYLLRISTEVRRNAIRFTVQ; from the coding sequence ATGCGCTATCTGTTCCCTGCCCTGGCCATCGCCACACTGCCGCTCGCCGCTTCGGCGCAAAGCCCCGCATTCACATGCGGCACCAACGACGACGCGGTGCTCGAGCGCCTGCATGGCAACGACCCCGCCCTCCTCGGCGCTATCGCAGCGGCCAATGCCGAATTGGAGGCATGGACGGCAGGCTTTAGCGAAGGCGCGCGCAGCACCTACGTCATCCCGGTGGTCTTCCACATCATCCACAACCATGGTCCGGAGAACATCTCCGACGAACAGGTGCTTGATGCGATGCGCATCCTGAACGAGGACTTCAACCGCCAGAACCCCGACTGGGACAATGTGCGCGCGGAGTTCCTTCCGCTCGTGGCCAACGTGGACATCGAGTTCCGCCTGGCGCGCAAGGACCCCAATGGGAATTGCACGCGGGGCATCACCCGCACGGTGAGCGCGCTCACGAACGACGGCACACAGGACATGAAGGACCTCATCCAGTGGCCGCGGAACAAGTACCTGAACGTGTGGGTGGCCGCCAGTGCCGCCGGTGCGGCAGGGTATACGCTCACGCCCGGAAGCGTGGCCTTCTTCGCAGCGGCCGACGGTATCGTGATGCAGCACACCTACGTGGGCAGCATCGGCACCGGCAGCCCCTCAAGGAGCCGCGCGCTCACGCATGAGGTGGGGCATTGGATCAATCTCGAGCACACTTGGGGGGGCTCCAACACCCCTGCGGTCTCCACCAACTGCAGCACGGATGATGGCGTGAGCGACACGCCGAACACCATCGGCTGGACGAGCTGCAACCTCAGCGGGACGACCTGCGGCTCATTGGATAACGTGGAGAACTTCATGGAGTACTCCTACTGTTCCAAGATGTTCACACTGGGCCAGAAGACCCGCATGGTGGCCGCCCTCACCTCCTCGACCGCCCAGCGCAACCAGCTCATTACAGCCAACAACCTCACGGCCACGGGCGTCAGCCAGCCGGAGGCGCTCTGCGCGGCGGAATTCACCGCCAGCAACAGGGTGGTCTGCCAAGGGGAGTCCGTCACCTTCACCGATGTGAGCTACAACGCAGTCTCCTCGCGCAGCTGGAGCTTCGCCGGCGGGTCTCCCGCGACCGCCACCTCGGCGACCGCCACCGTGACTTATGATGCGCCGGGCACCTATGCGGTGAGTCTCACCGCCAGCGATGGCAGCACTTCCCTCACCAACAACCAATCCGGCTACATCACCGTGCTGCCCGTGCCCGGCACCGCGGCCCCGTTCGAGGAGGGCTTCGAGGCCATTAGCGCATTCAACGCCCCGGATTGGTTCGTGGAGAACCCTCAGAATGACAATACCTGGACGGTGACCACCGCCGCGGCCTTCACGGGCGCGAAGAGCACGCGGATCGTGAATACGGCCGCGATGGATGGCCGCGTGGATGAGCTGGTATCCCGCACCTACGACATGAGCGGCGCCACCCAGGTCGTCCTTTCTTTCCGGTACGCCTATGCCAAACGCACCTCCAACAGCGATGATGCGCTGCGCGTTTACACCAGCACGAACTGCGGGGACACTTGGAGCCTGCGCAAGGTGATGCGGGGCAGCACCACGCTGACCACCGGAGGAGTGGTGACCAGTAGCTTCATCCCGAACGGCCCAGGCCAATGGAGCTACACCGAGGTCACCAACATCAGCAGCGTGAACCATGTGCCCAACTTCCGGTTCAAGTTCGAATTCGAGAGCGACGGAGGGAACAACCTCTATCTCGATGACATCAATCTGAACGGCTTGCCGGTAGGCTTGGATGAGCTCCAGGCACCCGCCACGGGATTGGCGGTGCTGCCCAACCCGGCCAGCGGCCATGCCCAGGCCCTCGTACATGGCAGCGGGGCCTCCATGCTGCTGGAGATCATCGACCTCACGGGCCGTGTGGTGCATCAGCGCGCTGTCGGCGTGCTGGCTGAAGGCGAGCACCGCATAGACCTACCCATCGCCGCCCTGAGCACCGGCACCTACCTGCTGAGAATCTCCACGGAAGTCCGCCGGAATGCCATCCGATTCACGGTGCAATGA
- a CDS encoding M43 family zinc metalloprotease: MRIAFIGLGLLAAVAQAPAQESGFSCLANHPVELARHLAERPNAAQHALQAKAAMEAGAGAFTRGGGQAYVIPVVFHVIHDFGPENISDQQVLDAVRILNEDFNRLNPDWSTVRPEFLDIVADVGIEFRLARRDPEGNCTNGITRTASIRTYDGDYDMTQLIQWPRDRYMNVWVAASASGAAGYTYYPMWLDGWPEADGIVIKHDYVGSVGTGPPGRSRALTHEVGHWLNLKHTWGDSNEPGLPENCDFDDDVDDTPLTRGWTSCLLNGNSCGSGPDNVQNYMEYAYCSRMFTMGQGDRMLAALNSDVAERSALWQPENLDLTGVSGPGQVCQVRFTADRRTICAGETIQFQDQSFWGITTRYWSFPGGQPANSDAETPSVTYTEPGLYPVSLEASDGTNGITGTEPVFIRVLPSPGQPVPWLEGFESTSALPDERWAITDRQGDGGFVLSQAAAFTGSRSARLPNAITMSGNVDELLSETFDLSGSAGAIVTFRYAFAKRFPTNDDALFVWVSADCGATWVLRKVMRASNALLTAGVINGPFTPSGPDQWRLAEITNIGPTLCTSSFRLRFEFVSDGGNDLFIDDINIVAGQVGMRDQATEAQGLAAAWDASSGDAWASFAPVQPGPVRIEVQDAAGRRIAGLQAVAQSGGLQRMALGLRQAAPGTYIVRLVTETGTQAVRFIVP; the protein is encoded by the coding sequence ATGCGCATCGCCTTCATCGGCTTGGGGCTGCTTGCTGCCGTCGCCCAGGCCCCTGCCCAAGAGAGCGGTTTCTCCTGCCTCGCCAATCACCCCGTCGAACTGGCGCGCCACCTGGCCGAACGGCCGAACGCCGCACAGCACGCGCTGCAAGCCAAGGCGGCCATGGAAGCAGGCGCAGGGGCCTTCACCCGGGGCGGCGGGCAGGCCTACGTGATTCCCGTGGTCTTCCACGTCATCCATGACTTCGGACCGGAGAACATCAGCGATCAGCAGGTTCTTGATGCCGTACGGATCCTCAACGAGGACTTCAATCGGCTCAACCCGGACTGGAGCACCGTCCGTCCCGAATTCCTGGACATCGTAGCCGATGTGGGCATCGAATTCCGCTTGGCCAGGCGAGACCCCGAGGGCAACTGCACCAACGGCATCACGCGCACGGCGAGCATCCGCACCTACGACGGGGACTACGACATGACCCAGCTGATCCAATGGCCGCGCGACCGCTACATGAACGTGTGGGTGGCGGCCAGTGCGAGCGGCGCGGCGGGCTACACCTACTATCCCATGTGGCTGGACGGATGGCCCGAGGCCGACGGAATCGTGATCAAGCACGACTATGTAGGCAGCGTGGGAACAGGCCCCCCCGGCCGGTCGCGGGCGCTCACCCATGAGGTGGGGCACTGGCTGAACCTCAAGCACACCTGGGGCGACAGCAACGAGCCAGGGCTGCCCGAGAATTGCGACTTCGACGACGATGTGGACGACACCCCGCTCACCCGCGGATGGACCTCCTGCCTGCTGAACGGGAACTCCTGCGGCAGCGGCCCAGACAATGTGCAGAACTACATGGAGTACGCCTACTGCAGCCGCATGTTCACCATGGGCCAGGGCGACCGCATGCTGGCAGCGCTCAACTCGGACGTCGCCGAACGCTCCGCCCTGTGGCAGCCCGAGAACCTGGATCTGACGGGGGTTTCCGGCCCCGGCCAGGTTTGCCAGGTCCGCTTCACGGCCGACCGTCGCACCATCTGCGCCGGCGAGACCATCCAGTTCCAGGACCAGAGCTTCTGGGGCATCACCACCCGGTACTGGTCCTTTCCGGGAGGGCAGCCCGCAAACAGCGATGCGGAAACCCCGTCGGTAACCTATACCGAGCCGGGGCTCTATCCGGTGAGCCTCGAAGCAAGCGACGGCACCAATGGAATCACCGGCACGGAGCCGGTTTTCATCCGCGTCCTGCCATCGCCAGGTCAGCCCGTGCCATGGTTGGAAGGATTCGAATCCACTTCAGCGCTGCCTGACGAACGCTGGGCCATCACCGACCGGCAAGGCGATGGCGGGTTCGTGCTCAGCCAGGCCGCAGCCTTCACCGGCTCACGCAGCGCACGCTTGCCGAACGCCATCACCATGTCCGGCAACGTGGATGAACTGCTCTCCGAGACCTTCGACCTCAGCGGCAGCGCTGGAGCCATCGTCACCTTCCGGTACGCCTTTGCCAAGCGATTCCCTACCAACGATGACGCGCTCTTCGTGTGGGTGAGCGCCGATTGCGGCGCCACCTGGGTGCTGCGCAAGGTGATGCGCGCGAGCAATGCGCTGCTCACCGCCGGTGTGATAAACGGCCCCTTCACCCCCTCCGGACCCGACCAATGGCGGCTCGCCGAAATCACCAACATCGGCCCCACGCTGTGCACATCGAGCTTCCGCCTCCGATTCGAGTTCGTGAGCGATGGCGGAAATGACCTCTTCATCGACGACATCAACATCGTGGCGGGCCAAGTGGGCATGCGCGACCAGGCGACTGAGGCACAAGGCCTCGCTGCTGCCTGGGATGCTTCCTCCGGGGATGCTTGGGCCTCCTTCGCCCCTGTCCAGCCAGGGCCCGTCCGGATCGAGGTGCAGGATGCCGCCGGCCGTCGCATCGCAGGGCTACAAGCGGTCGCTCAATCGGGGGGGCTGCAGCGCATGGCCTTGGGCCTGCGTCAGGCAGCCCCCGGGACCTACATCGTGCGGCTCGTCACTGAAACCGGAACACAAGCGGTTAGGTTCATCGTCCCCTGA
- a CDS encoding M43 family zinc metalloprotease encodes MRLSHTLTLITLLVFAVNGSAQIQPCGANDLTKVLANHPDPAGELALIAAADAELEQFTSAWAAAQTGAERVVHTIPVVFHIIHNNGPENISDEQVIDAVRILNEDFNRLNPDWDNVRPEFLPIVADVGISFKLATRDPSGNCTNGITRTVSPLTNDGTQAMKNLIQWPRSKYLNIWVAASADGAAGYTYRPGSVNNQPTWDGIVILHTYTGSIGTGTPSRSRALTHEVGHWINLAHTWGNSNNPGLPENCNGDDGVSDTPNTIGWTNCTLSGTSCGSLDNVENYMEYSYCCKMFTEGQKTRMLAALNSGTAQRNQLITAANLAATGVDDEPVLCQASFQSSAGLICAGSAVTFTDLSFHGVTGRQWSFPGGTPSSMEDEAAPSVVYNEPGVYPVQLTVTDGTNTLSSTVQGMVTVLANPGSTPPVSEGFEDLTALNGPDWFAVNPNADNTFTVSTTAAYSGSKSVRISNSSAMAGNVDELLSRTFDMSAAEDISITFRWAYARRTSTSDDVLSLYISNNCGETWSLRRISRGSTTLPTAPATTGGFVPNGPGQWGFAEVTNISATSHIPDFRFKFVFESDGGNHLYLDDININGLPVGLEESLLGAGAALQVLPNPAQGMARVHLNLPTPGHTRLSIIDATGRTMQLEELGLRPAGEAIVPLDLGAMAPGAYAAELSVDGRRSFARFIVE; translated from the coding sequence ATGCGTCTTTCCCATACCCTGACCCTGATTACCCTGCTCGTTTTTGCCGTGAACGGGTCGGCCCAGATTCAACCCTGCGGCGCCAACGACCTGACGAAGGTCCTGGCCAACCACCCCGACCCTGCCGGTGAATTGGCGCTGATCGCTGCCGCCGATGCGGAATTGGAGCAGTTCACGTCCGCTTGGGCTGCGGCACAGACCGGAGCCGAGCGAGTGGTGCATACCATCCCGGTGGTTTTCCACATCATCCACAACAACGGGCCGGAGAACATCAGCGACGAGCAGGTGATCGATGCCGTCCGGATCCTCAACGAGGACTTCAACCGCCTGAATCCGGACTGGGACAACGTGCGGCCCGAGTTCCTCCCCATCGTGGCCGATGTGGGCATCTCCTTCAAACTGGCCACGCGCGACCCGAGCGGCAACTGCACCAATGGCATCACCCGCACCGTCTCGCCATTGACCAACGACGGCACCCAGGCCATGAAGAACCTGATCCAATGGCCGCGCAGCAAGTACCTCAACATCTGGGTGGCTGCCAGCGCGGATGGAGCGGCGGGCTACACCTACCGGCCCGGATCCGTGAACAACCAGCCTACGTGGGACGGCATCGTCATCCTGCACACATACACCGGCTCCATAGGTACCGGCACTCCGAGCCGTTCGCGGGCCCTCACGCACGAGGTCGGGCACTGGATCAACCTGGCGCACACTTGGGGAAACAGCAACAATCCCGGGCTCCCGGAGAACTGCAACGGCGATGACGGCGTGAGCGACACGCCCAATACGATCGGTTGGACCAACTGCACGCTTTCGGGCACCAGCTGCGGCTCGCTCGACAATGTGGAGAACTACATGGAGTACTCCTACTGCTGCAAGATGTTCACGGAGGGGCAGAAAACCCGGATGCTTGCCGCGCTCAACAGCGGAACCGCGCAGCGCAACCAGCTCATCACCGCAGCCAACCTGGCAGCCACCGGGGTCGATGACGAGCCCGTGCTCTGCCAGGCCTCCTTCCAGAGCAGTGCTGGGCTCATCTGCGCCGGCAGCGCGGTCACCTTCACCGACCTCAGCTTCCATGGCGTCACAGGGCGGCAGTGGAGCTTCCCTGGAGGCACGCCCTCCAGCATGGAGGATGAGGCCGCCCCCTCCGTGGTCTACAACGAGCCAGGCGTCTATCCCGTCCAGCTTACGGTCACCGATGGCACCAACACCCTCAGTTCCACGGTGCAGGGCATGGTGACCGTGCTGGCCAACCCCGGATCGACGCCCCCGGTCTCGGAGGGCTTCGAGGACCTCACCGCGTTGAACGGCCCCGATTGGTTCGCCGTGAACCCCAATGCCGACAACACCTTCACGGTCTCCACCACGGCCGCCTACTCCGGCTCGAAGAGCGTCCGCATATCAAACAGCTCAGCCATGGCCGGCAACGTGGATGAGCTGCTCTCCCGGACCTTCGATATGAGCGCAGCCGAAGACATCAGCATCACCTTCCGATGGGCCTATGCCCGTCGCACCAGCACCAGCGACGATGTACTGAGCCTCTACATCAGCAACAACTGCGGAGAGACATGGAGCCTGCGCCGCATCTCGCGCGGCAGCACCACGCTTCCCACCGCCCCCGCCACCACGGGCGGCTTCGTCCCTAACGGTCCGGGCCAGTGGGGATTTGCGGAGGTCACCAACATCAGCGCAACCAGCCATATCCCCGACTTCCGATTCAAGTTCGTCTTCGAGAGCGACGGAGGAAACCATCTATACCTCGATGACATCAACATCAATGGCCTGCCTGTGGGCTTGGAGGAGAGCCTCCTTGGCGCCGGAGCCGCATTGCAGGTGCTCCCCAATCCCGCCCAAGGCATGGCGCGAGTCCACCTGAACCTTCCGACTCCCGGCCACACCCGCCTGAGCATCATCGATGCCACCGGCCGCACGATGCAACTGGAGGAGCTCGGCCTTCGCCCCGCGGGCGAGGCCATCGTGCCGCTCGACCTTGGCGCCATGGCCCCGGGAGCCTATGCAGCGGAGCTCTCCGTCGACGGGCGCCGGTCCTTCGCCCGCTTCATCGTGGAGTGA